In Devosia sp. 1566, a single genomic region encodes these proteins:
- a CDS encoding Hsp20 family protein, with amino-acid sequence MSRVSVFSAPFLLGFDNLEERVDRLAKAAEGYPPYNIERSTAPDGTEQFLVSIAVAGFSPDDLEVTAEDGQVLVRGRQKEDGARQFLHRGIAARQFQRSFLLADGMIVRDATLSHGLLVVTIERPQAPKIARRIEIRSI; translated from the coding sequence ATGTCGCGTGTCTCGGTGTTTTCTGCGCCCTTTTTGTTGGGCTTCGACAATCTGGAAGAGCGGGTAGACCGCCTGGCCAAGGCTGCCGAAGGCTACCCGCCCTACAACATAGAGCGTAGCACCGCTCCGGATGGGACTGAACAGTTCCTGGTATCGATTGCCGTCGCCGGGTTCTCACCCGACGATCTGGAAGTGACTGCCGAAGATGGGCAGGTCCTCGTGCGGGGTCGGCAAAAGGAAGATGGCGCGCGTCAGTTCCTGCATCGCGGCATTGCCGCCCGCCAGTTCCAGCGTTCCTTCCTGCTCGCCGACGGCATGATCGTTAGGGATGCAACTTTAAGCCACGGTTTGCTCGTTGTTACCATCGAGCGCCCCCAAGCGCCCAAGATTGCCCGGCGCATTGAAATTCGCTCAATTTGA
- the rpmI gene encoding 50S ribosomal protein L35, with the protein MPKMKTKSGAKKRFSFTATGRVKAGVAGKRHRLINHSAKYIRTNRGTKILQKGDESLVKWYMPYNR; encoded by the coding sequence ATGCCCAAGATGAAGACTAAATCGGGCGCCAAGAAGCGTTTCAGCTTCACGGCAACCGGTCGCGTCAAGGCCGGCGTCGCCGGCAAGCGCCACCGCCTGATCAACCACTCGGCCAAGTATATTCGCACCAATCGTGGGACCAAAATCCTGCAGAAGGGCGATGAATCGCTGGTCAAGTGGTACATGCCGTACAACCGCTAA
- the lnt gene encoding apolipoprotein N-acyltransferase, with product MTWLAETAMLSHGWRRLVLLVLAGAVAGLAVPPLFVLPALFLAFPVWVWCLDGAEHGRGWPRLFGPAFTIGFAFGWGYFTVAFHWLGAAFFVDGGVMLVLMPFAILALAALIALFWGLGSAGAHLLWSTGPWRIVTLATFVTAAEWARGHVLTGFPFDLLGYALTPTTEMMQATALVGVYGLTFVAALLAMTPALIWPADGRPLSRRLLPFFLSLAVLAGQLGYGFNRLAGTPVAERTDIAMRLVQPLVYEHANWARVDPAGLIDRLLMLSEIRMDPQDQGLADITHLVWPESSLPFFLASYPDALARIARMLPDDTILFTGAPRQQLAPGATSPSGPPFNAILAINSDGEVIESYDKAHLVPFGEFLPFQDFFAQLGIKQFVPGAEGWGHGDARRRLLNLPGTPALLALICYEILFSGDLGDTAKAQFLFNITNDAWFDGSIGPAQHAHHARVRAVEEGMSLIRAANTGITFATDPLGRITGQLAPLEMAALDVRPSERLASTPFAQWRHWPLLAVLALGLLISVLAWRAERPRRR from the coding sequence ATGACCTGGCTGGCCGAGACCGCCATGCTGAGCCATGGTTGGCGCCGTCTCGTGCTGCTGGTGCTGGCCGGGGCGGTGGCCGGGCTCGCTGTGCCCCCATTGTTCGTGTTGCCGGCGCTGTTCCTGGCGTTTCCCGTCTGGGTCTGGTGCCTCGATGGTGCCGAGCATGGCCGCGGCTGGCCGAGATTGTTCGGACCAGCCTTCACCATTGGTTTTGCCTTCGGCTGGGGCTATTTCACAGTCGCGTTTCACTGGTTGGGCGCGGCTTTCTTTGTGGATGGCGGCGTCATGCTGGTGCTGATGCCCTTTGCCATCTTGGCCCTTGCCGCTTTGATCGCCTTGTTTTGGGGGTTGGGCAGCGCTGGCGCGCACCTACTCTGGTCCACCGGACCTTGGCGCATTGTGACGCTCGCGACCTTTGTGACCGCCGCCGAATGGGCGCGCGGCCATGTGCTGACCGGCTTTCCCTTCGACCTGCTTGGCTATGCCCTGACGCCGACAACGGAGATGATGCAGGCGACGGCCCTTGTGGGCGTTTATGGCCTCACCTTTGTTGCGGCCCTCCTGGCAATGACGCCGGCCCTGATCTGGCCCGCTGACGGGCGCCCGCTGTCGCGGCGGCTGCTTCCGTTCTTCCTGTCGCTGGCGGTCCTGGCTGGCCAGCTTGGTTATGGCTTTAACCGGCTGGCAGGCACCCCGGTCGCCGAGCGTACCGATATCGCTATGCGCCTCGTGCAGCCTTTGGTTTATGAGCATGCCAACTGGGCCCGGGTGGATCCGGCTGGCCTCATCGACCGGCTGCTGATGTTGTCGGAAATCCGGATGGATCCGCAGGACCAGGGTCTTGCCGACATCACGCATCTGGTTTGGCCCGAATCCAGTTTGCCCTTCTTTCTGGCGTCCTATCCCGATGCGCTGGCGCGTATTGCCCGCATGCTGCCGGACGACACCATCCTCTTTACCGGAGCGCCGCGCCAGCAGCTTGCTCCGGGCGCGACCAGCCCATCCGGTCCGCCCTTCAATGCCATTCTGGCGATCAACAGCGATGGTGAGGTGATCGAGAGCTACGACAAGGCTCACCTGGTGCCCTTTGGCGAGTTCCTGCCCTTTCAGGACTTCTTTGCCCAACTTGGTATCAAGCAATTCGTGCCTGGAGCGGAAGGCTGGGGCCATGGCGACGCGCGCCGGCGCTTGCTGAACCTGCCGGGGACGCCGGCTCTATTGGCGCTGATCTGCTACGAAATCCTGTTTTCCGGTGATCTGGGCGACACGGCCAAAGCCCAGTTCCTGTTCAACATCACCAATGATGCCTGGTTCGACGGCTCAATCGGTCCGGCCCAACATGCCCACCATGCTCGGGTGCGGGCAGTGGAAGAGGGGATGAGCCTGATCCGGGCGGCCAATACTGGCATTACCTTTGCCACTGATCCGCTGGGCCGCATCACCGGGCAGCTGGCGCCCCTGGAGATGGCCGCGCTCGATGTGCGCCCGTCCGAACGGCTGGCCAGCACGCCGTTTGCCCAATGGCGCCATTGGCCCTTGCTCGCCGTTCTGGCGCTGGGCCTGCTGATCTCGGTGCTAGCCTGGCGCGCCGAGCGGCCCCGGCGGCGCTAG
- the pheT gene encoding phenylalanine--tRNA ligase subunit beta: MKFTLEWLREHLDTTASVDEISKSLTMIGLEVEGVEDQGEALKSFVVAHVVSAEQHPNADRLRVCKVDAGSGELIDVVCGAPNARTGLKTVFAFPGTYIPGKDMTIGVGNIRGAASNGMLCSAAELDLSSDHDGIIELPGDAPVGHRYVDYAGINGVVFDISITPNRGDATGVYGIARDLAAFGVGTLKRTDMSPTASKGPSPLAPLPHRFAEGEPKAIRKFAGRVIRNIKNGPSPEWLQSRLRAVGLRPINAVVDITNLVSLGWGRPLHAYDADKIVGQPVLRNARAGESLDGLDNKLHPLDETMTVIADEQGPLCLGGIMGGERSGCTDDTTTILMECASWDPDLIARTGRKTGIVSDARYRLERGVDPALTEPGLELATRLVLELCGGEPAEPVISGEDVFPNTRVEFPLSEVKRLTGLTVEPSQIEAILEGLGFAVTGGGETRDVAVPSWRPDITQKADIVEEVMRMVGVDAVPVEPLPRLHHVAPRVLTTMQNRRRIARRLLAARGLDEAVTWSFISHKEALRFGGGGETLQLANAIASDMTDMRPSLLPGLLAAARRNSNRGIEDLALFEVGQVFLSDAPEGQHTYATGIRTGTAKLTGSGRRWDGKAEPVGVFDAKADLAAVLDALGVDIEKVQVLPEAASWSHPGRGGRLALGPKVTLGWFGELHPALSAELDLVGPVAAFEIDLDALPEPRRKPTRTKPALPLSSLMPLSRDFAFVVDKSVSAGTIIKAARGADKTLITSVEVFDVYEGTHVGEGNKSVAVAVTLQPTDKTLTDEQIEKVSAAVVNAVSKASGGVLRT, encoded by the coding sequence ATGAAGTTCACCCTTGAATGGCTCCGCGAGCATCTCGACACCACAGCCTCCGTGGATGAGATCAGCAAATCGCTGACCATGATCGGCCTCGAAGTGGAAGGCGTGGAAGATCAGGGCGAAGCGCTCAAGAGCTTTGTGGTGGCCCATGTCGTATCGGCCGAGCAGCACCCCAATGCCGACCGGTTGCGCGTGTGCAAGGTCGATGCGGGGAGCGGCGAGCTGATTGACGTCGTGTGCGGTGCGCCCAATGCCCGAACCGGGCTCAAGACCGTGTTCGCGTTCCCCGGGACCTATATCCCGGGCAAGGACATGACTATCGGGGTGGGCAATATTCGCGGCGCCGCCTCCAATGGCATGCTGTGCTCGGCGGCCGAGCTCGACCTGTCGAGCGACCATGACGGCATCATCGAGCTGCCCGGAGATGCACCCGTCGGTCACCGCTATGTCGATTATGCCGGCATCAATGGTGTCGTCTTTGACATTTCGATCACGCCCAATCGCGGCGACGCCACTGGCGTTTATGGCATCGCCCGGGATCTGGCAGCCTTTGGCGTTGGCACATTGAAGCGCACCGACATGTCGCCCACGGCCTCGAAGGGCCCGAGCCCGTTGGCGCCCCTGCCGCACCGATTCGCCGAAGGCGAGCCCAAGGCCATCCGCAAATTCGCTGGCCGGGTCATTCGCAACATCAAGAATGGCCCCTCCCCTGAGTGGCTGCAAAGCCGCCTGCGAGCAGTGGGTCTGCGCCCCATCAATGCGGTGGTTGATATCACCAATCTGGTGTCGCTGGGCTGGGGGCGTCCGCTCCATGCCTATGATGCCGACAAGATCGTGGGCCAGCCCGTGCTGCGCAATGCACGCGCCGGGGAGAGCCTTGATGGTCTCGACAACAAGCTCCACCCGCTCGACGAAACCATGACGGTGATCGCCGACGAGCAGGGGCCGCTTTGCCTTGGCGGCATCATGGGGGGCGAGCGCTCGGGCTGCACTGATGATACCACCACAATCCTGATGGAATGCGCCAGCTGGGATCCTGACCTGATTGCCCGAACCGGACGCAAGACCGGCATTGTCTCGGATGCGCGTTATCGGCTCGAGCGTGGCGTTGACCCGGCGCTGACCGAACCCGGCCTCGAGCTGGCCACCCGGCTGGTGCTGGAGCTCTGCGGCGGCGAACCGGCTGAGCCTGTGATCTCGGGCGAAGACGTGTTCCCCAATACGCGAGTGGAATTCCCGCTTTCCGAGGTCAAGCGGCTGACCGGCCTTACGGTTGAACCCAGCCAAATCGAGGCTATCCTCGAAGGTCTCGGTTTTGCTGTGACCGGCGGTGGTGAGACGCGCGATGTCGCGGTGCCCAGCTGGCGGCCCGACATCACGCAAAAGGCCGATATCGTTGAAGAAGTGATGCGCATGGTTGGCGTTGATGCCGTGCCTGTCGAGCCGCTGCCGCGCCTGCACCATGTGGCCCCGCGCGTGTTGACGACCATGCAGAACCGGCGGCGTATTGCGCGGCGCCTGCTGGCCGCCCGCGGTTTGGACGAGGCCGTCACCTGGTCGTTCATCTCGCACAAGGAAGCCCTGCGCTTCGGCGGAGGCGGAGAGACCCTGCAGCTGGCCAATGCCATTGCTTCAGATATGACCGATATGCGCCCTTCCCTGCTGCCGGGCCTGTTGGCCGCGGCCCGGCGCAACTCCAATCGCGGCATCGAAGATCTGGCCCTATTCGAGGTCGGGCAGGTGTTCCTGTCCGATGCTCCCGAAGGCCAGCACACCTATGCGACTGGCATTCGCACCGGCACGGCCAAGCTGACCGGCAGCGGTCGCCGCTGGGACGGCAAGGCGGAACCCGTTGGCGTGTTCGACGCCAAGGCAGATCTCGCGGCCGTGCTCGACGCCCTTGGGGTTGATATCGAGAAGGTGCAGGTGCTGCCCGAAGCCGCCTCCTGGAGCCATCCCGGTCGTGGCGGGCGCCTGGCGCTCGGACCCAAGGTGACGCTGGGCTGGTTTGGCGAGCTGCACCCGGCCCTCAGTGCCGAGCTTGACCTTGTTGGGCCCGTCGCAGCCTTCGAGATTGATCTGGATGCCTTGCCCGAGCCGCGCCGCAAGCCGACGCGCACCAAGCCGGCCCTGCCGCTTTCCAGCCTCATGCCCCTGAGCCGCGATTTCGCCTTTGTGGTCGACAAGTCGGTCTCCGCCGGCACCATCATCAAGGCTGCCCGCGGTGCCGACAAAACCCTGATCACCAGCGTCGAGGTGTTCGACGTGTATGAAGGCACCCATGTCGGCGAGGGCAACAAGTCGGTGGCGGTCGCGGTGACGCTGCAGCCTACCGACAAGACGCTGACTGACGAGCAGATCGAGAAGGTTTCGGCCGCTGTGGTCAATGCCGTCAGCAAAGCCAGCGGCGGCGTGCTCCGAACCTAG
- the rplT gene encoding 50S ribosomal protein L20: MSRVKRGVTNHARHKKVLKAAEGYYGRRKSTIRIAKQAVEKAGQYAYRDRRVKKRNFRALWIQRINAAVRDHGLTYGRFIDGLSKAEIAVDRKVLSDLAITEPAAFGALVEKAKAALAYLEGVEATTHARVSA, encoded by the coding sequence ATGTCACGCGTTAAAAGAGGCGTTACCAATCACGCCCGTCACAAGAAGGTCTTGAAGGCTGCCGAGGGTTACTACGGCCGTCGCAAGTCTACGATCCGCATTGCCAAGCAGGCAGTGGAAAAGGCCGGCCAGTACGCTTACCGCGATCGTCGCGTCAAGAAGCGCAACTTCCGCGCTCTGTGGATCCAGCGCATCAACGCTGCCGTGCGCGATCACGGATTGACCTATGGTCGATTTATCGACGGCCTCAGCAAGGCTGAGATTGCCGTTGACCGTAAGGTGCTCTCCGATCTCGCGATCACCGAGCCCGCAGCGTTCGGCGCACTGGTCGAAAAGGCCAAGGCAGCCCTGGCGTATCTGGAAGGCGTTGAAGCCACCACCCACGCCCGCGTTTCTGCCTAA
- the tsaB gene encoding tRNA (adenosine(37)-N6)-threonylcarbamoyltransferase complex dimerization subunit type 1 TsaB: protein MQTLPITLAIDTAAPQLQLALLLADGSVDVLVDEIATGHAELIFGRLAALLERNGLSYADLGRVAVSTGPGSFTGLRIGLSAARGIALARGIPVVGAPTLLALSLSASSEGPIAVLLDARRGEAYSQTFSTRGVPAGAAQLLPMAQAEAAVPAGATLLRGPFIDVSLLARFGATADPADYPPEAAYVREADAKPQAAARIPRLAP, encoded by the coding sequence ATGCAGACCCTGCCCATCACCCTCGCCATTGATACTGCTGCGCCCCAGCTGCAGCTCGCTCTGCTGCTCGCGGATGGAAGCGTGGATGTGCTAGTCGACGAGATCGCCACCGGCCATGCCGAATTGATCTTCGGGCGGCTCGCGGCGCTGCTGGAGCGCAATGGGTTGAGTTATGCCGATCTCGGGCGGGTGGCCGTCTCGACGGGGCCCGGTTCCTTTACCGGCTTGCGGATCGGGCTTTCCGCTGCCCGAGGCATAGCGTTGGCCCGGGGCATCCCGGTGGTGGGTGCCCCGACCCTTTTGGCCCTTTCCCTCTCCGCTTCAAGCGAGGGGCCGATAGCGGTGCTGCTCGATGCGCGGCGGGGTGAGGCCTATTCCCAGACTTTCAGCACTAGAGGCGTTCCGGCCGGTGCAGCGCAATTGCTGCCCATGGCGCAAGCGGAAGCTGCGGTGCCAGCAGGGGCAACTCTGCTGCGCGGCCCCTTCATCGATGTCAGCTTGCTGGCCCGCTTTGGGGCTACCGCTGATCCGGCCGACTATCCCCCGGAAGCTGCCTATGTGCGCGAAGCAGATGCCAAGCCCCAGGCTGCCGCCCGCATACCCCGGCTCGCCCCGTGA
- the raiA gene encoding ribosome-associated translation inhibitor RaiA, producing the protein MSLRVSGKNMDVGDALRGRAEEHIDAAVGKYFDGNYDGHLTLTPDGTGFLADCVVHLDTGAVLQASAQGGDAIAAFELMTQHIEKRLRRYNRKLKSHRRGGFGVGDTQVPDADGTAQYTVFGAGDQLEELPEDYAPPVIAETTKNLRSLSVEEAVMELDMTSAGAVMFRHAGHGGLNVVYRRSDGNIGWIDPALGAN; encoded by the coding sequence ATGAGCTTACGCGTTTCGGGAAAGAACATGGATGTCGGCGATGCCCTGCGCGGTCGTGCGGAGGAGCATATCGACGCAGCAGTGGGGAAGTATTTCGACGGCAATTATGACGGCCACCTCACCCTTACTCCCGACGGAACTGGCTTCCTGGCCGATTGTGTAGTGCATCTGGACACCGGAGCCGTGTTGCAGGCGAGCGCCCAGGGTGGCGACGCTATCGCCGCCTTCGAGCTGATGACGCAACACATCGAAAAGCGGTTGCGCCGGTATAACCGGAAGCTCAAGTCGCATCGGCGCGGTGGATTCGGCGTCGGCGACACCCAGGTGCCCGACGCCGACGGAACCGCGCAATACACGGTATTTGGTGCAGGCGATCAGCTTGAGGAACTTCCAGAAGATTATGCGCCACCTGTGATCGCGGAGACCACGAAAAACCTGCGCTCGCTGAGCGTGGAAGAGGCCGTCATGGAACTGGATATGACCAGCGCCGGGGCTGTGATGTTCCGCCACGCTGGACATGGCGGTCTGAATGTGGTTTACCGCCGCTCCGACGGCAATATTGGCTGGATCGATCCGGCATTGGGCGCAAATTAG
- a CDS encoding ASCH domain-containing protein translates to MADLPPPYRDAIQFSFGDSPELADELLALVLAGKKTATCGALRNFGPYKEPLPQAGRRDVVLNGAGGAAAVIETLSVEVKRFDEIGPEFSDLEGEGPYAEWRAGHERFFARNGGFAPDMPVVCEQFRLVEVLPAGRPVYNQVARPIFIVTDIESDGPTPLHNSMLSFAAVAVEADGTRHGEFEAVLQARPDRHANETTMAWWQTQPEAWAAATTGAEPAETVMPRFADWVENLPGPKVFAAAPLMFDGLWMDHYLDQFAGTRVLSGPFKGRQIFRGGGVCLYTMAGTLRGAPYLDWGMSKLPAEFYGHIAHTHHAIDDARGFARVLVELFKISRALPPITGSQSDFR, encoded by the coding sequence ATGGCTGACCTGCCGCCCCCTTACCGCGATGCCATCCAGTTCAGCTTCGGCGACTCGCCCGAGTTGGCGGACGAGCTGCTCGCCCTCGTGCTTGCCGGCAAGAAGACGGCAACCTGCGGCGCCTTGCGTAATTTCGGGCCATACAAGGAACCCCTACCCCAGGCCGGACGGCGCGATGTCGTACTGAACGGAGCGGGGGGAGCGGCGGCGGTGATCGAAACCCTCTCAGTCGAGGTCAAGCGGTTCGATGAGATCGGTCCGGAGTTCAGCGACCTTGAAGGCGAGGGCCCCTATGCCGAGTGGCGCGCCGGCCATGAGCGTTTTTTCGCTCGCAACGGTGGCTTTGCTCCCGACATGCCGGTGGTCTGCGAGCAGTTTCGGCTGGTTGAGGTTCTGCCTGCCGGGCGCCCCGTGTATAATCAGGTGGCGCGGCCGATCTTTATCGTCACCGATATTGAGTCGGACGGCCCGACCCCGCTGCACAATTCGATGCTGAGCTTTGCGGCCGTGGCGGTCGAAGCAGATGGGACGCGACATGGCGAGTTCGAGGCCGTGCTGCAGGCGCGCCCGGATCGGCATGCCAACGAAACCACCATGGCCTGGTGGCAAACCCAGCCGGAAGCCTGGGCAGCAGCAACCACGGGAGCCGAGCCGGCGGAGACGGTAATGCCGCGCTTTGCCGATTGGGTGGAAAACCTGCCCGGACCCAAGGTCTTTGCTGCCGCCCCCCTTATGTTTGACGGCCTGTGGATGGACCATTATCTCGACCAGTTTGCCGGCACGCGAGTGCTGAGCGGTCCCTTCAAGGGCCGGCAGATCTTTCGTGGCGGCGGGGTCTGCCTTTACACTATGGCCGGAACGCTGCGTGGCGCGCCCTATCTCGATTGGGGCATGAGCAAGCTGCCCGCCGAGTTCTACGGCCATATCGCCCACACCCATCATGCGATCGACGATGCCCGCGGCTTTGCCCGGGTCCTTGTCGAATTGTTCAAGATTTCCCGCGCCCTGCCGCCGATCACCGGCAGCCAGAGCGACTTCCGTTAA
- a CDS encoding DUF1150 family protein: MYEKRNTENYTETLANPLKSLTRAQFAALGGSAVAYVRPVGGDVLSAMIEEAEFNTDEVYQLVMSADGTPLLVTDTEDAVSEWLGTRNLGLATVH; encoded by the coding sequence ATGTACGAAAAGCGTAACACTGAAAATTACACTGAGACCTTGGCCAATCCGCTAAAGTCTCTCACGCGGGCCCAGTTTGCCGCACTTGGCGGCAGCGCGGTGGCCTATGTACGGCCCGTGGGCGGCGATGTGCTGTCGGCCATGATCGAGGAAGCCGAGTTCAACACTGACGAGGTTTATCAACTCGTCATGTCTGCCGATGGCACACCCTTGCTGGTAACCGATACCGAGGATGCCGTTAGCGAATGGCTCGGCACCCGCAATCTCGGGCTGGCTACCGTCCATTAA
- the ptsN gene encoding PTS IIA-like nitrogen regulatory protein PtsN: protein MELADILAERAVLACTGVQSKQQLFQELAQRAAELTGLERNDILDAITNREALGSTGLGNGIAIPHGKTAGIKQVTAVFARLDQPIEFDAVDDQPVDLVMMLLAPAGAGADHLKALSRVARLLRTESVVEELRRAGDEAQLYAILSSPSDTNYAA from the coding sequence ATGGAGTTGGCCGACATTCTGGCTGAACGCGCGGTGCTTGCTTGTACGGGAGTGCAATCCAAGCAGCAGCTATTCCAAGAGCTTGCCCAACGGGCCGCCGAACTGACGGGACTCGAGCGCAACGACATCCTTGATGCCATTACCAATCGCGAAGCCCTGGGCTCGACGGGCCTGGGCAACGGGATCGCGATTCCACACGGAAAAACCGCCGGCATCAAACAGGTGACGGCGGTGTTTGCCCGGCTTGACCAGCCGATCGAGTTCGATGCAGTCGACGATCAGCCCGTAGACCTCGTCATGATGCTGCTGGCACCAGCCGGCGCGGGGGCGGATCACCTCAAGGCGCTGTCGCGGGTGGCCCGCTTGTTGCGCACCGAAAGCGTGGTCGAGGAGTTGCGCCGCGCCGGCGATGAAGCTCAACTTTACGCCATTCTAAGCAGCCCATCGGACACCAACTACGCCGCGTGA
- the pheS gene encoding phenylalanine--tRNA ligase subunit alpha, translating into MTLDQQIDLLRAELTDATAAAADVGALDAVRVAALGKKGSVSALLASLGSMAPEERKSAGPAINGLKSEIAGLIEARGAALEAEALEARLAEETVDITLPLQPAPTARGRIHPISQTLDEITAIFSDMGFSIAEGPDIETDYYNFTALNFPEGHPAREMHDTFFMKHGPDGVKKLLRTHTSPVQVRVMQKTNEKPSASYITPSMDPPIRVVIPGRTYRNDSDQTHTPMFHQVEGLVLDKSSHIGQLRWVLEEFLKAYFEVPNVTLRFRPSFFPFTEPSMEVDVRCDRSGNEVKIGEGNDWLEILGCGMVHPNVIRNAGLDPDVYQGFAWGMGIDRIAMLKYGMPDLRQFFDADQRWLDHYGFRPLDLPTLFGGLSS; encoded by the coding sequence ATGACCCTTGATCAGCAGATCGATCTTCTCCGCGCCGAGCTTACCGACGCGACCGCCGCTGCCGCCGATGTCGGCGCGCTGGATGCGGTTCGCGTCGCCGCGCTGGGCAAGAAAGGCAGTGTTTCGGCGCTGCTGGCGTCGTTGGGCAGCATGGCCCCCGAAGAGCGCAAATCGGCGGGTCCGGCGATCAACGGCCTTAAGAGTGAAATTGCCGGCTTGATCGAAGCGCGCGGAGCCGCGCTCGAGGCCGAAGCGCTCGAGGCGCGCCTTGCAGAGGAAACCGTCGACATCACGCTTCCCCTGCAGCCGGCACCGACCGCCCGGGGGCGCATCCACCCCATCAGCCAGACGCTCGATGAAATCACCGCGATCTTTTCGGATATGGGTTTTTCCATCGCTGAAGGTCCCGATATCGAGACCGATTATTACAATTTCACCGCGCTCAATTTCCCCGAGGGGCACCCCGCGCGGGAAATGCATGACACGTTCTTCATGAAGCACGGTCCGGACGGGGTGAAGAAGCTGCTGCGCACCCACACCTCTCCGGTGCAGGTCCGCGTTATGCAGAAAACCAATGAAAAGCCTTCTGCGAGCTATATCACGCCCTCCATGGATCCGCCGATCCGGGTGGTGATCCCTGGGCGCACGTATCGCAACGATTCCGACCAGACCCACACGCCTATGTTCCACCAGGTCGAGGGGCTGGTGCTCGACAAGTCCAGCCATATCGGGCAGCTGCGCTGGGTGCTTGAGGAATTTCTCAAGGCCTATTTCGAAGTGCCCAATGTGACGCTGCGCTTCCGGCCGAGCTTTTTCCCCTTCACCGAACCCAGCATGGAAGTGGACGTGCGCTGCGACCGCTCGGGTAACGAGGTCAAGATCGGCGAAGGCAATGATTGGCTCGAGATCCTGGGCTGCGGCATGGTGCACCCTAATGTGATCCGCAATGCCGGGCTCGATCCGGACGTTTATCAGGGCTTTGCTTGGGGCATGGGAATCGACCGCATCGCCATGCTCAAATATGGCATGCCCGATCTGCGCCAGTTCTTTGACGCCGACCAGCGCTGGCTCGACCATTATGGGTTCCGGCCGCTGGACCTGCCAACCTTGTTCGGCGGGCTGTCGAGCTAA